The Halotia branconii CENA392 region GGTATCCCTATGGCGAACTATGCTAAAATCACAAATTTGCAATGAACTTTTAAATATCCAGTTTGATATGAGGGTGTTACTAGTTGAAGATGAGCCGGATTTGGGGGCTGCTATTAAGCGTACTTTAAATCAACAAAAGTATTTAGTTGACTGGGTTATGGATGGTAATGAAGCATGGGCTTACTTAGAAAATATTTCAGCGCAATATACAGTAGCGATTTTTGATTGGATGCTTCCAGGAATTAGCGGTTTAGAATTATGTAAAAGACTGCGTTATAAAGGTAATCCTCTTCCTATCCTGATGCTAACTGCTAAAGATAAAATGGAAGATAAAGTTGCCGGACTGGATGCAGGTGCTGATGACTATTTAGTAAAACCCTTCGGCATGGTAGAACTACTGGCACGATTGCGAGCTTTGCAACGTCGTTCTCCACACCTACAACCCCAACAATTAACTGTTGGTAAATTGACTCTAGATTATGGCAAAAGTACAGTTGTCAGAAAAAATACAACAGGTGAACAGCAAAGCATACTATTAACTAATAAAGAGTTCCAATTATTGGAATATTTTATGAACCATCCTAACCAGATTGTTACGACTGAGCAAATTCGTAATCAAATTTGGGAAGTTAATGCGGAATCTAGTAGCAATGTAGTGGCAGCGCAAATACGTTTGTTACGTCGTAAACTTACAAGTAACGACTGTCCTAACCCAATTGAAACTTTGCACGGTATGGGGTATCGTCTTAATTTTTCAGATGAATCAAAATAAACTGTTTCGGCTTACCCGCATTCGATTAGCTCTGTATTACGCTATTGTTATGGGTTTAATTTTAAGCCTATTTGCTTTTGGCTTTTACAGATCAGTGTTTCATGCACATGTGGTAGCTTTAGACAGTGAAATTGAGTCTGTAGCTGGGACACTGCACGACAGTATCGAACTAAAATTGCAAGAACCTGGACGTTTGGAACCTTTAGCGCTCAAGTTATTTTCAAATATAGATAAATGTAGAGTTGAAAATAGTAAATGTATTCAAAAACAACCGCATCCTAAACGTCATCTTCTGGGTATTGTTACTAAGTCCAGTTACTATATACGTTTTTTTGATACTTCAGGAAAATTAATTGCTAATGCTGGTTATTATCCAGAGGGATTACCTGATGTTTTTAATCCAAAAACTTGGCAATTTCTCAAAAATAGCAGAGGCAACGAATATCATCAAATTACTCTATCTCTGCATACCCAAAATTATCAAGATTGGGGATATATGCAAGTAGGCCGAAGTTTAGAAGAGTTTAATCATTACTTAGATAGTGTAAAACTAATTTTGATATTAGGGTTGCTAATGGCGATGGGTATGATTGCTGGTGCTAGTTGGTGGCTATCAGGATTAGCTATGCAACCAATTTATCAATCCTACCGACAAATTCAACAGTTTACAGCCGATGTCGCACATGAATTAAGAACGCCTTTAGCTGCAACGATCGCAACGGTAGAATCAGCACTATTAATGTCAAAAATAGATGAAGAAACACGGGACATACTGCAAACAATACAGCGTCAAAATCAAAGGCTAACAACTTTAGTTGTTGATATGTTGATGCTAGCACGTTTAGATAGGCAAGCTCAAAAGTTACAGCATGAAGTTTGTTGCCTAGATGATATTGTTAGCGATTTAATTGAAGAGTTTGAGGCAATGGCAACTGCCGCAGAAGTAAAGCTGACATCTATAATCCGAGTTAAGCAAAATCTGAATATTATAGGGAATGCTGATCAGCTTTATCGATTGGTTGCTAACTTAATTGTCAATGCAATTCAATACACACCAAAAAAAGGGGAAGTAAAAGTTATATTGGAACGCAGTGATAATTATGCTGTAATTAAAGTTCAAGATACAGGTATTGGTATTCCACAACATGAACTGATGCGAGTTTTTGATCGTTTTTATCGCTTAAGTAACGATCGCTCTCGTAACACTGGTGGTTCTGGATTAGGATTAGCCATTGCTCAAGCAATTATTCAGGCACATCAAGGCAAATTAAATGTACAAAGTGAATTTGGTAAAGGTAGCACTTTTACAGTTCAATTGTGGCTTCATTGATAATATTAATCATCCCCAGCGATCGCTCAAACAGTTTGCTGGGGATTTTTATAGAAAGCGGTGGGAAACTCCAGCCCTTCATGGGTGAACAGGGATACGCCCCGTCGCTTGGGGCATTACGATATTGTTCTACTTTTGCCAAATGAACAGACAATCGAACGTGGCGCAACCAACAGAAAACGCGAAGAAAGGGAGCATCGAATTACTACAGTGATGTGGCGATGTCTGATATCATGTCCGGCTTATTAGTACAACTAGGGTTAATTTACAGCTTCCAGATTACTGAAAAATTCAATTAAATTACCATCAGGATCTCGGAAATGCACTGTTCTCAATCCCCATGCTGGGCGATTTTGAGGTTGAGTGACAATTGTCACATTCTTTTCTTTAAGATACTGATACAGTTCATCCACGTTATCTACTGCAAAAACTAAGGCTACTTTGTTATGACATTCAACACCTGAAGGTTGATAAGCGCTGGGAACTGCTTCAGCCATTAACTCTTTTCTAAATAAAGCTAGCTTGATACTATCTCCGGTGTGCAACTCGGCATACCAGCTATTTTCGTCGCCCCAATCAATACCAAATCCCAGCACATCGCGGTAAAACAGAAAACAATCTTTAAAGTTGGAGACTAGCAGCCTGATGTGTGTTAACTGAAGTATCATATCTCTTGCGTAATTCTACTAACTATGGATTCTCGGCTCTGAATACAAATTTACCAGCAACTCACTTTCGACTGTAGCCAATTCATCGAGTCGTTGGATGACAACTTCTCTGTCAAAGTAAGTATCTGCTAAAACCCAGTATGTACCAAAGTGACGCGCTTCTGATGCCATCAAACCCCGATAAAATTTGGTTAATTCTGGCTCAGGACAGTGTGTAGCTAATAGTCCTAAGCGTTCGTGACTACGAGCTTCAATTAAACCAGTCACTAGTAAGGAATCTAAAAAGCGATGGGGTTCTTGAGGACGCACAGCAGCTCTTAAACCAGCGCCGTAGGGAGGCGGTGGTAAAGGTGCAAGAGGGATATTGCGGCGTTCTAGCCACTGATTAACTAGTTCAAAGTGTTCTAGTTCTTCGCGAGCGATCGCAGTTAACTCCCGAACCATCTTAGTATTGGAAGGATAGCGAAACATCAAATTTAACGCCACACCTGCGGCTTTGCGTTCACAGTGAGAATGGTCAAGTAAGATGATATCTAAATTTGCGATCGCCTGTTTTACCCAAGCATCGCTAGTAGGTTGTTTCAGGGCGTTAATTGTGGGTAATACAGAAGTAAGCACAGGGTGACAAAACTCCAGAAATTTTAGTAATGCTGAATATCCCAGCAAATTGATTTTAATGGCAGATGAGGCGATCGGCTATGTTATGACAAAATTATTAGACTACTAGTACGAATAGAAACTTTATGGATTCCAGATCGCTTCTTCTCTTTAATAAATATATTAAGGTAAGTAGAATGATGTGGAAAAACAAAACTATGTCAACTTTGAATTGAAAAATAAGCCAAACAGCAAACATGACGCGAAAACATCTGAGCTAAAATAAACGCATAAATAATAGATGCCGTATTGATTCTATGACCGTTGCTAGAGAGTTAGATACTCAAGAAAGCATCTGCCAAGATGTTATATTTCCCCCTGGTGACTTATATAGTGATGAGCCTCCATTGGAAACAGAACTGCATCTAGAGCAAATCATGCTCTTACTCAAATGCTTAAAATGGTTGTGGCGAGATAGAAATGATTTCTATGCAGCTGGGAACCTGACTATTTACTATAGTCCACGCCAACTCAAATCAGAATACTTCCGGGGACCAGACTTTTTTGTAGTGTTAGGAACTCAACGCAAAACCCGCAAAAGTTGGGTAGTCTGGGAAGAAGATGGCAAATATCCCAACTTCATTTTAGAAATTCTCTCCCAATCAACAGCAAATACAGACAAAGATTTAAAAAAACAAATTTATCAAGATACTTTCCGTACTCCTGATTATTTTTGGTTTGACCCTTTCACACAAGAGTTTGCAGGATTTCATTTAGTAGATGGAGAATATCAACCTCTGCAAATGAATGAACAAGGACATTTGTGGAGTCATCAGTTAGGGTTACATCTAGGAATTTATGATGGACTATTGAGGTTTTTTACAGCAGATGGGCAATTAGTACCCACACCTGAAGAAACGGCAGAACGTTTAGCAGCCAAACTGCGAGAATTAAATATCGACCCAGATACAGTTTAAATTTATTAACAAGAATCTCTAAGGAGCGATCGCAATCTATCAAACCGCTAAAATAAACGTATAAATAATAGATGCTGTATTGATTCTATGACTATTACTCAAGAATTAGATGATCAAAAAAGCATCTGCCAAGATGTTATATTTCCCCCTGGTGATTTATATAGTAACGAGCCTCCCTTGGAAACAGAACTACATCTACGACAAATAATTCTACTTTTACAATGCTTAGAATCGTTGTGGAAAAAGAAAAATGATTTCTATGCGGCGGGAAACTTGACGATTTACTATAGTCCGCGCCAACTCAAATCAGAATACTTCCGCGGCCCAGACTTTTTTGTAGTGTTAGGAACTCAACGCAAAACCCGCAAAAGCTGGGTAGTCTGGGAAGAAGACGGCAAATATCCTCATGTAATTGTAGAAATTCTTTCCCAATCAACAGCGAAGACAGACAAAGATTTAAAAAAACAAATTTATCAAGAGACTTTCCGCACCCCGGATTATTTTTGGTTTGACCCTTTCACACAAGAGTTTGCAGGATTTCATTTAGTAGATGGAGAATATCAACCTCTGCAAATGAATGAACAAGGACATTTGTGGAGTCATCAGTTAGGATTACATCTGGGAATTTATGATGGATTATTGAGGTTTTTTACAGCAGATGGGCAATTAGTACCCACACCTGAAGAAACGGCAGAACAAGCAGAACAAAAAGTAGAACAAGCAGAACAAAAAGCAGAACGTTTGGCAGCCAAATTGCGCGAATTAAATATTGACCCAGATACAGTTTAGAGTACTGCGATCGCACTCAGCATTGAAAAAATATCAATATACATTAACCAAAAAAACACTATGGAACTATACAGACAGCCCCAATAATGCAATCATTTTCGCTCGATTCAAGTCTGCATCGCAGGATAATCCGCAAAGCAGAAATTCGGCGGATTTGGGAATATCTATGCAATAGTCCACCAAGCAAAACACGATTGTTGTAGCTTTGAGCTTTTTTCAAAGCTGTCACAGCCGAGAAACGCTAAAATCAAGTCAGCCTTTGTATTGTCGCGGTTGTGTCCCACATCACACAGAGTGCTGTTCACTGCATAAATCCTGATTGTCAACGTCCTTATCCTCAACCTTGGGGAAACAAATTTTGCAACAGCTGTGGCGCGGTGCTACAGTTGCTAGATCGCTATATCCCAATCCAGCCTTTGGGTTCGGGAGGATTTGCCCAAATTTATACAGTTTGGGATCAAAAGACTCAGACACAGAAAGTGCTAAAAGTTTTGGTAGACAATTCACCAAAGGCACTAGAATTATTCGCGCAAGAAGCAGCAGTTTTAATTAATTTGCGGCATCCTGGTGTCCCTAAAGTCGATGCTGATGGATATTTTCAAGTAAATTTGATTAGTCCCAAACCACGCCAATTACCTTGCTTGGTGATGGAAAAAATTAATGGACAGACTCTTCAGGAGATACTAGAAAATTATCCTCAAGGATGTCCAGAGGAGTTGGTATTAAGCTGGTTCACCCAGGCGGTAAAGATTTTACAGGAATTACATAAACGTCAAATTATTCACCGCGACATTAAACCTTCAAATTTGATGCTGCGGACTCCTTCACCTAATGTACCTACTGTAAATCAAGGGGGAACTGGTTGGGAACAACTAGTATTAATTGATTTTGGTGGGGCAAAACAATTTAATACAGCCATGCTACGGCGAGAATCTAGTTCAACTCGGTTATTTTCTTCTGGCTATAGTCCACCAGAACAGGTAGTTGGGGGGAATGTAGGGCCTGCGGTTGATTTTTATGCCCTCGGTCGGACGATGATTGAATTACTCACAGGTAAGTATCCGCCAAATTTAGAAGATCCCCAAAGTGGAAAATTACGCTGGCGTACCAGGGTAAATGTAAATCGGGATCTGGCAGATTTATTAGATGAAATGGTGCAAGAGGATGTAAAGTCGCGTCCGGCAAATGCCGCTATAATTCTAAAACGCTTGGCGAAAATTACCACAGGAGGATCACAACCAGGGTTATTTGCTCAAATTCAGGATTCTGTTCGGCAAGTTTTAACCCAAACTTCTAGCCAACTGACACTACTAACTCAAACTTTTGATCAAGTTTTAGCAAGTTTTAGCCAAGCTGTAGGCACAACAGTTTTTTTGATCGCTAAAACGGTTATAAAAATATTACAAGCCTGTCTAGCGACAATTTGGGCGATGCTACTAACTGGTATGGGAGCTGGTACAGGTGCGATCGCTGGCTGGATTTTAGGGCGTAACACAATTTTAGGCGATCGCGTTGCTGAATATATTTTTCATCAGATACCTGAATTATTTCCAAATGCTCAAACTGCTGTAGGAACACAAATTATTATGTTTGCCGCCGCAGGTTTGGGTACAGCATTGGGACTAACGATATCGGGGTGTTTTGGTCAACGGCGGCGGTTTTTGATAGCTTCACTGATGGGTTTAATTAGCTATGCATTCGGCTGGTTATTTTTACAGCTAATTATGTCAGCCGAAAGCAGTGGAGGTGTGGTGGGAGTTGTTTTAGTCGCTGTTTTTTTATTCACCCTCAGTTTAGGTTTTCGCAGTCACCACATTGTTTATGCTGTAATAACTGCAATTGGTACTGCCAGCATTTTGACAAGTTTAACCATTTTATTTCCCAACACTGGCTGGCAATTTTCCAGTCAGTCCCTCTCTTCAGGCTTACTCGTGCCTATTGCTTTTTTCAGTTTTGTGGGTGTTTTAATCAGCTTTTGGTTAGGAGTGAGTTATTACCTAATTGTGCCAGGACTACGCTTTTTAGGCTGGCGTTAATCATACACCCAAAAACAAGATCCCCCTAGCCGCTTTGTTCATTCAGCTAGGGGGATCATATATTTGGTAGTCTATAAATGGTTCGGTATAGTTGCTCACAATTTGATTCTAAAGCCTAGATAGAGCTTTGAGTAGTCTAATCACCAGAATTTATAGTATTTTTATAGCTCCTTTACCACCACTTCATCTCTGGGTTATCTATGTTAAGTATTATACTTAAATAACATGTAATTTCTCATCCATAACAATATCCGTAAAAAATATGAAATTCAAGATTGTAGCTACCGTTGCCCTGTTAGCTTGTTTCGGGTTTACAGAGCAAGCTTTGGCATTTAATCCGCAGGACGTGGAGCAGTTGAAGGTGACTAATGACTGTCCTAGGTGCGATTTGAGTGGTGCTGACCTTACTCAACTAAATCTGGGTGGAGCAAATTTGCGTGGGGCTAATTTAAATAGAGCAATCTTATCTCAAACAAATCTGACAAATGCAGATCTTACGAGTGCCACTCTAGAAGGTGCGTTGCTCAATTTTGCTAATTTAACTGGTGCTTCCTTAACAGGCACAAATTTAAAATCAGCTTCCCTAGAAAATGCCGACCTGTCTTTTGCCGGTTTTATCAGTGCCAATTTAGAAGCAGCTAACTTAAAAAATGCCACATTGCAGTTCACTAATTTCCGGGGAGCTAACTTTCGGTTGACAACTCAAACTAACGGCACAGTCACTTCCAATAAACCTTATGACTGGTCGTTAGAGCGTGTAACTCTGCGAGAGTGTAATAAGTTCAAAACTGGAGAGGTTCCAGGCACAACTTGCTACACTAAATAAAAAAATGGGCATTGGGCATGGGGCATTGGGCATGGGGGAAAAGGAGACAGTTCTTTGCAAAATTCTCTAATTCCCTTCTGCTCCTCTGCTCCTCTGCCCCGGTTGTTGAGCGTAGTCGAAACACTGCTCCCTGCCCCTCTGCCTCTTCTCCTGCTGTGGAATAAAAGTATTTTGTTTAACACTTCTTTATCATGGAGACAAAGGCTGTAAACTAAAATTGAGCAATGCTGACCCGTATTAAAGACTTAGCCACAAAACTAGCGCCCCGATTAATTGAGATTCGTCGCCATATTCACTCTCATCCAGAACTCAGCGGTCAAGAGTATCAAACAGCTGCGTTTGTTGCTGGTGTTTTATCTTCTAGTGGTCTCCATGTACAAGAAGGAATTGGCAAAACTGGTGTGATCGGAGAACTGCAAGGTACTGGCAAAGATCAGCGCTTATTGGCAATTCGTACTGATATGGATGCTTTACCCATTCAAGAACGTACAGGTTTAGAATATGCCTCTCGTACAGAAGGCGTAATGCACGCTTGTGGTCATGATATTCACACTACTGTCGGGTTGGGAACAGCAATGGTGCTATCTCAAATGGCTGAGGAATTGGGTGGTAAAGTACGGTTTTTATTTCAGGCAGCAGAAGAAATTGCCCAAGGAGCAAGCTGGATGGTAAAAGATGGGGCAATGGAAAAAGTCTCTGCGGTCTTAGGGATTCATGTTTTTCCTTCCATCCCAGCAGGTTCTATTGGCGTGCGTTACGGGGCATTAACAGCAGCTGCTGATGATTTAGAGATTATTATTATTGGAGAATCAGGGCATGGAGCGCGTCCTCATGAAGCGGTTGATGCCATTTGGATTGCCTCACAAGTAATTACTGCATTACAGCAAGCAATTAGCCGGACACAGAATCCTTTACGTCCTGTAGTATTGACCATAGGCAAGATTAGTGGTGGTCGAGCGCCAAATGTGATTGCCGATCAAGTACAGTTGTTAGGGACTGTGCGATCGCTCCATCCTGAAACCCGCGCCCAACTGCCAAACTGGATTGAAAATATTGTTGCTAATGTCTGTCATGCCTACGGGGCGCGTTATCAAGTCAATTATCGCCAAGGCGTGCCTAGCGTGCAAAATGATTACACCCTCACGCAATTATTACAATCATCCGCCGAAGAAGCTTGGAGTAGCGATCGCGTCCAAGTTTTACCTGAACCTTCTCTGGGCGCTGAAGATTTCTCTGTTTATTTGGAACATGCCCCAGGCTCGATGTTTCGCTTGGGTGTAGGCTATAAAGATAGAATTATTAACTACCCATTACATCATCCCGAATTTGAAGTTGATGAATCTGCAATTATCACTGGGGTTGTAACAATGGCGTATACGGCTTATAAATTTTGGTTGCAAGAATAAATATTGACTGATTTTGTCGTAAGTGTCCCACTATGGCGTTTCTCGTTCTAGTGAGGTACATCTGTGTGAGATCAGGGACTAGGGGCTAGGGATTATGTACCTCGTGTAATTGGGAACTGCTATATAACGGGAATTTATTTTGAAAGAAAAACCAGCTTTCAATTAACTTTGAAGAATTGGTTGAATTGTAGAAATCTCTGATAAATTCAGACGTTTCATAACTTCATGAATTGGTTCTTGCCAATGGTCTTCAAAGCGGTATCCTAATAAAAAGTCGGCTTTTTTACCTAATTCTCGTCCTTTTTGCAGGTTGATAAAAATCGCTTTGATTTGCCAGGGAGCCAAAATTGGATAAAGTAATCTAGCCAACCATAAGCTGATTTGAAGTGATTTACTGTAGTTTTGCTCAACAGCAAAAGCCAGAACACCTATTTCACCTGCATAACTGGTATCAAAGCCTAGCAAGACATGAAAAATATCGTGAGTAATAGTGTATCGCAGAGCAAATACATTACGTCGGGCAACATCCTCCAGTTCAGGACTGACATTCAGCGGTTTTAGATGGTTTGCCAGCATGTGGTCGGCATATTCTCGCCCAAAAGTGCTTGGCGGATATTGGCTTAATTTTTCCAAATCAATTGCAGGATGATAGCCTACCACCTGTTGTAATTTAGAGGCGATTTCT contains the following coding sequences:
- the rppA gene encoding two-component system response regulator RppA, yielding MLKSQICNELLNIQFDMRVLLVEDEPDLGAAIKRTLNQQKYLVDWVMDGNEAWAYLENISAQYTVAIFDWMLPGISGLELCKRLRYKGNPLPILMLTAKDKMEDKVAGLDAGADDYLVKPFGMVELLARLRALQRRSPHLQPQQLTVGKLTLDYGKSTVVRKNTTGEQQSILLTNKEFQLLEYFMNHPNQIVTTEQIRNQIWEVNAESSSNVVAAQIRLLRRKLTSNDCPNPIETLHGMGYRLNFSDESK
- the rppB gene encoding two-component system sensor histidine kinase RppB, coding for MNQNKLFRLTRIRLALYYAIVMGLILSLFAFGFYRSVFHAHVVALDSEIESVAGTLHDSIELKLQEPGRLEPLALKLFSNIDKCRVENSKCIQKQPHPKRHLLGIVTKSSYYIRFFDTSGKLIANAGYYPEGLPDVFNPKTWQFLKNSRGNEYHQITLSLHTQNYQDWGYMQVGRSLEEFNHYLDSVKLILILGLLMAMGMIAGASWWLSGLAMQPIYQSYRQIQQFTADVAHELRTPLAATIATVESALLMSKIDEETRDILQTIQRQNQRLTTLVVDMLMLARLDRQAQKLQHEVCCLDDIVSDLIEEFEAMATAAEVKLTSIIRVKQNLNIIGNADQLYRLVANLIVNAIQYTPKKGEVKVILERSDNYAVIKVQDTGIGIPQHELMRVFDRFYRLSNDRSRNTGGSGLGLAIAQAIIQAHQGKLNVQSEFGKGSTFTVQLWLH
- a CDS encoding VOC family protein, whose product is MILQLTHIRLLVSNFKDCFLFYRDVLGFGIDWGDENSWYAELHTGDSIKLALFRKELMAEAVPSAYQPSGVECHNKVALVFAVDNVDELYQYLKEKNVTIVTQPQNRPAWGLRTVHFRDPDGNLIEFFSNLEAVN
- a CDS encoding tRNA-(ms[2]io[6]A)-hydroxylase, with amino-acid sequence MLTSVLPTINALKQPTSDAWVKQAIANLDIILLDHSHCERKAAGVALNLMFRYPSNTKMVRELTAIAREELEHFELVNQWLERRNIPLAPLPPPPYGAGLRAAVRPQEPHRFLDSLLVTGLIEARSHERLGLLATHCPEPELTKFYRGLMASEARHFGTYWVLADTYFDREVVIQRLDELATVESELLVNLYSEPRIHS
- a CDS encoding Uma2 family endonuclease — encoded protein: MTVARELDTQESICQDVIFPPGDLYSDEPPLETELHLEQIMLLLKCLKWLWRDRNDFYAAGNLTIYYSPRQLKSEYFRGPDFFVVLGTQRKTRKSWVVWEEDGKYPNFILEILSQSTANTDKDLKKQIYQDTFRTPDYFWFDPFTQEFAGFHLVDGEYQPLQMNEQGHLWSHQLGLHLGIYDGLLRFFTADGQLVPTPEETAERLAAKLRELNIDPDTV
- a CDS encoding Uma2 family endonuclease — its product is MTITQELDDQKSICQDVIFPPGDLYSNEPPLETELHLRQIILLLQCLESLWKKKNDFYAAGNLTIYYSPRQLKSEYFRGPDFFVVLGTQRKTRKSWVVWEEDGKYPHVIVEILSQSTAKTDKDLKKQIYQETFRTPDYFWFDPFTQEFAGFHLVDGEYQPLQMNEQGHLWSHQLGLHLGIYDGLLRFFTADGQLVPTPEETAEQAEQKVEQAEQKAERLAAKLRELNIDPDTV
- a CDS encoding serine/threonine protein kinase, encoding MSHITQSAVHCINPDCQRPYPQPWGNKFCNSCGAVLQLLDRYIPIQPLGSGGFAQIYTVWDQKTQTQKVLKVLVDNSPKALELFAQEAAVLINLRHPGVPKVDADGYFQVNLISPKPRQLPCLVMEKINGQTLQEILENYPQGCPEELVLSWFTQAVKILQELHKRQIIHRDIKPSNLMLRTPSPNVPTVNQGGTGWEQLVLIDFGGAKQFNTAMLRRESSSTRLFSSGYSPPEQVVGGNVGPAVDFYALGRTMIELLTGKYPPNLEDPQSGKLRWRTRVNVNRDLADLLDEMVQEDVKSRPANAAIILKRLAKITTGGSQPGLFAQIQDSVRQVLTQTSSQLTLLTQTFDQVLASFSQAVGTTVFLIAKTVIKILQACLATIWAMLLTGMGAGTGAIAGWILGRNTILGDRVAEYIFHQIPELFPNAQTAVGTQIIMFAAAGLGTALGLTISGCFGQRRRFLIASLMGLISYAFGWLFLQLIMSAESSGGVVGVVLVAVFLFTLSLGFRSHHIVYAVITAIGTASILTSLTILFPNTGWQFSSQSLSSGLLVPIAFFSFVGVLISFWLGVSYYLIVPGLRFLGWR
- a CDS encoding pentapeptide repeat-containing protein — translated: MKFKIVATVALLACFGFTEQALAFNPQDVEQLKVTNDCPRCDLSGADLTQLNLGGANLRGANLNRAILSQTNLTNADLTSATLEGALLNFANLTGASLTGTNLKSASLENADLSFAGFISANLEAANLKNATLQFTNFRGANFRLTTQTNGTVTSNKPYDWSLERVTLRECNKFKTGEVPGTTCYTK
- a CDS encoding M20 family metallopeptidase, coding for MLTRIKDLATKLAPRLIEIRRHIHSHPELSGQEYQTAAFVAGVLSSSGLHVQEGIGKTGVIGELQGTGKDQRLLAIRTDMDALPIQERTGLEYASRTEGVMHACGHDIHTTVGLGTAMVLSQMAEELGGKVRFLFQAAEEIAQGASWMVKDGAMEKVSAVLGIHVFPSIPAGSIGVRYGALTAAADDLEIIIIGESGHGARPHEAVDAIWIASQVITALQQAISRTQNPLRPVVLTIGKISGGRAPNVIADQVQLLGTVRSLHPETRAQLPNWIENIVANVCHAYGARYQVNYRQGVPSVQNDYTLTQLLQSSAEEAWSSDRVQVLPEPSLGAEDFSVYLEHAPGSMFRLGVGYKDRIINYPLHHPEFEVDESAIITGVVTMAYTAYKFWLQE
- a CDS encoding Coq4 family protein, whose product is MINKFKQFKAILAAKSSENIGDFAILKSDFLGAKVSSEIASKLQQVVGYHPAIDLEKLSQYPPSTFGREYADHMLANHLKPLNVSPELEDVARRNVFALRYTITHDIFHVLLGFDTSYAGEIGVLAFAVEQNYSKSLQISLWLARLLYPILAPWQIKAIFINLQKGRELGKKADFLLGYRFEDHWQEPIHEVMKRLNLSEISTIQPILQS